The proteins below are encoded in one region of Candidatus Planktophila lacus:
- a CDS encoding O-methyltransferase, protein MIIDPHSYAESFISEDEVKKSARSRGEEIGVIDATSGAGAYLKHLAHNLSAQSVVEIGTGSGVGALWVLEGMLASGTLTSIDDEMEHSNIAKTAFQDADIAPARFRLITNPVMDVMNKLADRAYDLVIFRHNPEDLPYAITEAHRILRSGGVFVIDNFFGGSKVSDPAQRDPKTVALRESGKSLKNESENWVVSLIPTGDGLLLATKL, encoded by the coding sequence ATGATCATCGATCCACATTCTTATGCTGAAAGCTTTATCTCCGAAGATGAAGTTAAGAAGAGCGCCCGTTCTCGCGGTGAAGAAATTGGCGTTATCGATGCAACATCTGGAGCAGGTGCATACTTAAAACATTTGGCACATAATCTTTCTGCGCAATCAGTAGTCGAAATCGGTACTGGCTCAGGAGTTGGTGCGCTCTGGGTCTTAGAAGGAATGCTAGCTAGCGGAACGCTGACATCAATTGATGACGAAATGGAACATAGCAATATTGCAAAGACAGCGTTTCAGGATGCTGACATTGCACCAGCGCGCTTTAGATTGATTACTAATCCGGTCATGGATGTAATGAATAAACTGGCAGATCGCGCTTATGACTTAGTTATTTTTCGCCACAACCCAGAAGATTTGCCTTATGCAATAACCGAAGCACATCGCATATTGCGCAGTGGTGGTGTATTTGTGATCGATAATTTCTTCGGTGGCTCAAAGGTTTCAGATCCTGCGCAGCGCGATCCAAAAACCGTAGCGCTGCGCGAATCTGGGAAATCCTTGAAAAACGAGTCAGAGAATTGGGTGGTTTCACTCATTCCAACTGGCGATGGTTTGTTACTAGCAACTAAGTTATAG
- a CDS encoding leucyl aminopeptidase family protein yields MLQPIAVDLKSLSDALADAQSIAIGFTQAIKNLEKNPEKKLEKNPDKEEKPEYNFPSHLKLIEKLEETFEIDLRDELAFFAATGKAGEIFEIPVSSNQFVADRILLIGLGDESNSAIRQAGAALGRKGRGKAVTIASLCVSDEQQLKAFAISVQLGAYIWTQKTGPTQEIPLFLFHTDSPVVINDASTIASAISRTRDLIHTPSNIKTPLWLADEAVKIAADSGLEVKVLAGKELAEFGGLRAVGNSSPKPGPRFVQISYHPKGKKKSAGILPHVVIVGKGITFDTGGVSLKRPYEFMTAMKSDMAGSAAALGAISALPYFQPQVQVTVLMMLAENALSGTSQRPSDVITHYGGKTVEVLDTDAEGRLVLADGLAFADINLNPDYLIDIATLTGAATLGLGRQHAAMYTRDEKVAKSFSEAGERSGDRVWHMPLVDDYKQALESPIADLSHITSKKHFSAGSVTAALFLEHFAGDRTWIHFDIAGVARSESDSGENPKGGTGFGVRLLIEWLTSLS; encoded by the coding sequence GTGCTTCAGCCCATTGCTGTAGACCTTAAATCTTTATCTGATGCGCTCGCTGATGCGCAATCTATTGCAATTGGGTTTACGCAAGCAATTAAAAATCTAGAGAAAAATCCAGAGAAAAAACTAGAGAAAAATCCAGATAAAGAAGAGAAACCGGAATACAACTTCCCGTCTCACCTTAAGTTAATTGAAAAATTAGAAGAAACTTTTGAGATAGACCTGCGCGATGAATTGGCCTTCTTCGCAGCAACTGGAAAAGCTGGCGAGATTTTTGAAATTCCTGTTTCATCAAATCAATTTGTTGCCGATCGAATTCTCTTAATCGGACTTGGAGATGAGTCAAATTCTGCGATACGACAAGCAGGTGCGGCGCTTGGAAGAAAAGGTCGAGGCAAAGCGGTAACAATCGCATCGCTCTGCGTTTCAGACGAACAACAGTTAAAAGCCTTTGCCATCTCAGTCCAACTCGGTGCTTATATTTGGACACAGAAAACTGGACCAACCCAAGAAATCCCACTCTTTCTATTTCATACAGATTCCCCAGTGGTAATTAATGATGCATCAACGATCGCAAGCGCTATTTCTCGCACAAGAGATCTGATTCATACCCCATCAAATATCAAGACCCCGCTCTGGCTGGCAGATGAAGCGGTGAAGATCGCCGCCGATAGCGGTTTAGAAGTAAAGGTTTTAGCAGGTAAAGAATTGGCAGAGTTTGGTGGCTTGCGTGCAGTTGGTAATTCATCACCAAAGCCCGGACCACGTTTCGTTCAAATCTCATATCACCCAAAGGGTAAGAAAAAATCTGCAGGGATACTTCCGCACGTTGTAATTGTTGGTAAAGGAATCACCTTCGATACTGGCGGTGTATCTCTAAAGCGCCCTTACGAATTTATGACAGCGATGAAATCAGATATGGCTGGCTCTGCTGCGGCGTTAGGCGCTATCTCAGCTCTTCCATATTTCCAGCCACAAGTGCAAGTAACAGTCTTGATGATGCTCGCCGAAAATGCGCTATCTGGAACTTCCCAACGCCCAAGTGATGTCATTACCCACTACGGTGGCAAGACCGTTGAAGTATTAGATACAGATGCAGAAGGTCGCCTAGTACTTGCCGATGGCCTGGCCTTTGCAGATATAAATTTAAACCCTGATTACCTAATCGATATTGCAACTCTTACTGGCGCGGCAACACTTGGCTTAGGTAGACAACACGCTGCGATGTATACGCGAGATGAGAAAGTAGCGAAGAGTTTTTCAGAAGCAGGGGAGCGATCCGGAGACCGCGTCTGGCATATGCCGTTGGTGGATGACTATAAGCAAGCGCTGGAAAGTCCAATCGCAGATCTAAGCCACATCACATCGAAGAAACATTTCAGTGCAGGTTCAGTCACCGCAGCCCTATTCCTAGAGCACTTTGCCGGAGATCGCACCTGGATTCACTTTGATATTGCAGGGGTTGCGCGCAGTGAAAGCGACTCTGGAGAAAATCCTAAAGGCGGCACAGGTTTCGGCGTGCGATTGCTCATCGAATGGCTAACATCTCTCTCATGA
- a CDS encoding DUF3117 domain-containing protein: MAAMKPRTGDGPMEVTKEARSLVMRIPLEGGGRLVVELNPQEANNLSAALEAAVALIKK, translated from the coding sequence ATGGCAGCCATGAAACCCCGTACTGGTGATGGACCCATGGAAGTGACCAAGGAAGCGCGCTCGCTAGTTATGCGTATTCCGCTAGAAGGTGGCGGTCGCCTTGTCGTCGAACTCAACCCCCAAGAAGCAAATAATCTCAGCGCCGCCCTTGAAGCAGCTGTAGCACTTATCAAGAAGTAA
- a CDS encoding sigma factor-like helix-turn-helix DNA-binding protein produces MTAPLTLAEALAQLPEEERIILSLHYLRQMAVGDIATLLGVPEKSVSTVMASGKSRITALLGMG; encoded by the coding sequence ATGACTGCGCCCCTTACCTTGGCTGAGGCCTTGGCGCAGTTGCCCGAGGAGGAGCGGATAATCCTCTCGCTCCATTACCTTCGCCAGATGGCGGTCGGAGATATCGCCACCCTTTTAGGCGTTCCTGAAAAATCAGTCTCAACGGTGATGGCTTCGGGAAAATCTCGCATTACCGCCCTGCTTGGAATGGGCTAA
- a CDS encoding SRPBCC family protein: MSNTLRITIDLPCPQERAWAAIADWESQGNWMLQTKVWVTSQIREGAGTSISAFTGPFYKFYPKFSSLGLLDTMVVTKWQPPEICDVVHTGKVLKGTGSFVLSPINSTSTKFNWSETIECSRLKFLAIAPFLWVGVRISLARLSTSLRPRE; the protein is encoded by the coding sequence ATGTCAAACACACTTAGAATCACAATTGACCTACCGTGCCCTCAAGAACGCGCTTGGGCGGCGATTGCAGATTGGGAATCACAAGGCAACTGGATGCTGCAAACTAAAGTTTGGGTTACTTCACAAATTCGCGAAGGCGCCGGAACTTCGATATCAGCATTTACGGGTCCGTTTTATAAGTTCTATCCGAAGTTTTCATCGCTCGGTCTTTTAGACACCATGGTTGTAACAAAGTGGCAACCACCTGAAATTTGCGATGTAGTGCACACGGGAAAAGTTCTTAAAGGAACCGGTTCTTTTGTACTTTCACCGATTAACTCCACATCAACAAAATTCAATTGGTCAGAGACAATTGAGTGTTCTCGCTTAAAGTTTCTAGCGATCGCACCGTTTCTCTGGGTTGGGGTGCGAATCTCATTGGCTCGCCTCTCCACATCACTGCGCCCACGCGAGTAA
- a CDS encoding TIGR00730 family Rossman fold protein gives MRIAVYCSSSLAIDPKYIDLAHSLGAGIAARSWELVSGGGHISAMGAVSRGAREAGGKTIGVIPQRLVDIEFADKECDELHIVDSMRNRKAMIEDLSDAFIALPGGIGTLEELFEIWVGRFLKFHNKPVIILDPYDLYAPLATLIDHLEEHGFVKPGQRELLHWAKSVDQALDIANINSSSK, from the coding sequence ATGCGCATCGCCGTTTACTGTTCTTCATCCCTTGCCATCGATCCCAAATACATCGACCTGGCTCATTCGTTGGGTGCAGGAATTGCCGCTCGCTCTTGGGAATTGGTCTCAGGCGGTGGACATATTTCGGCGATGGGAGCGGTATCCCGCGGTGCACGCGAAGCCGGTGGCAAAACAATCGGAGTTATCCCGCAGCGCTTAGTAGATATTGAATTTGCCGATAAAGAGTGCGATGAACTGCATATCGTGGATTCGATGCGCAATCGGAAGGCGATGATTGAAGATCTTTCCGATGCATTTATTGCACTACCTGGTGGCATCGGAACACTGGAAGAGCTCTTTGAAATTTGGGTTGGGCGATTCTTAAAGTTTCACAATAAGCCAGTCATCATTTTAGATCCTTACGATTTATATGCCCCGCTTGCTACCTTGATTGATCATCTAGAAGAGCATGGTTTTGTGAAGCCAGGGCAGCGAGAGCTTCTACATTGGGCAAAGAGCGTTGACCAAGCTCTCGATATCGCAAATATTAACTCGAGTAGTAAGTAG
- the dapD gene encoding 2,3,4,5-tetrahydropyridine-2,6-dicarboxylate N-succinyltransferase has translation MSASQNSPHLASGHGIATYSGETLLDVWFPEPVLGTNTSKAPAALNELAGVDEVRKVRREVISIEIDLNVAPTSAADAYLRLHLLSHRLIKPHGAVMDGIFGLLTNVVWTSAGPCAVEGFELIRGALRNKYGHVTVFGVDKFPRMVDYVIPSGVRIADADRVRLGAHLAPGTTVMHEGFVNFNAGTLGTSMVEGRISAGVVVGDGSDVGGGASIMGTLSGGGKEVISVGEKCLLGANSGLGISLGDNCVIEAGTYITAASKVKLPDGEIVKAASLSGASNLLFRRNSLTGGLEVVMRTGTWGGLNSILHAN, from the coding sequence ATGTCTGCTTCGCAAAATTCGCCACATCTGGCATCTGGCCACGGAATTGCAACTTATTCTGGAGAAACACTTTTGGATGTCTGGTTCCCAGAACCAGTTCTCGGTACGAATACTTCAAAAGCGCCTGCTGCGCTAAATGAACTTGCCGGAGTTGATGAAGTTAGAAAAGTAAGACGTGAAGTTATCTCTATTGAGATAGATCTCAATGTGGCGCCGACAAGTGCTGCTGATGCCTACTTGCGCCTTCACTTACTTTCACATCGCTTAATCAAGCCACATGGCGCGGTTATGGATGGCATCTTCGGGTTGCTCACCAACGTTGTTTGGACATCTGCTGGCCCATGTGCCGTCGAAGGTTTTGAATTGATTCGAGGAGCGCTGCGCAACAAATATGGCCACGTCACAGTATTCGGCGTCGATAAATTCCCGCGCATGGTTGATTACGTAATTCCATCTGGTGTTCGAATTGCCGATGCTGATCGCGTGCGACTTGGTGCACATCTAGCACCAGGTACAACAGTTATGCATGAAGGCTTTGTTAACTTTAACGCCGGCACTTTAGGAACTTCTATGGTGGAAGGTCGAATTTCAGCGGGCGTCGTCGTGGGCGACGGTAGCGATGTAGGTGGCGGCGCTTCAATCATGGGCACCTTAAGTGGCGGCGGTAAAGAAGTTATTTCGGTTGGCGAAAAGTGTCTGCTAGGCGCCAACTCTGGACTTGGAATTTCACTCGGAGATAACTGTGTAATTGAGGCAGGAACTTATATAACCGCGGCCTCAAAGGTAAAACTTCCAGATGGTGAAATTGTAAAAGCTGCATCTCTTTCTGGTGCCAGTAACTTGCTCTTCCGTCGTAATTCTCTAACCGGTGGTTTAGAAGTAGTAATGCGTACTGGAACTTGGGGTGGGTTGAATTCCATCCTGCACGCTAACTAA
- a CDS encoding SpoIID/LytB domain-containing protein, with protein MSKKPLIALAISIAVSPITFLPNAANAETVPATFAFQGSGYGHGVGMSQIGARAKALAGESATAILQYYYTGTIVETVTDTQILRINLGNLLTSAKLRSDSKGAELQLFAGDLGETQTATPLLTFPSKTSLNLNLTDGLLAISTTRGTTSKAITTGSAFTLRWSGTRYQAGSPTVISLTTNGATKKYRHGQISLKVIRDKTLGKRLAIINSVRLQDEYLWGIGEVPSSWPTQALEAQAIASRTYAYAKSTKIRSACDCHLYATISDQTFAGYSKESEPRFGEIWKAAVNRTAGSIITYEGRPITAYFSSSSGGTTETSEHAWGTATPYTVSVPDSASVDVALNPRFASWTREISQAVIAQAFALPDVISLTVLSNNPAGSVALIQAISSDGSFAVLRGETFRSRSKLPSAWFSLN; from the coding sequence ATGTCTAAAAAGCCTCTGATTGCACTTGCAATCTCAATTGCCGTCTCACCGATCACTTTCCTACCAAACGCTGCCAACGCTGAGACAGTTCCAGCAACTTTTGCATTTCAAGGAAGTGGCTACGGCCATGGCGTCGGAATGAGCCAGATCGGTGCCAGAGCGAAAGCTTTAGCCGGTGAATCTGCGACCGCTATTTTGCAGTATTACTACACCGGAACAATTGTTGAAACGGTTACTGATACGCAGATCCTTCGAATTAACCTTGGAAATTTACTCACATCTGCGAAGCTAAGAAGTGACTCTAAGGGTGCAGAACTTCAACTATTTGCAGGTGATTTAGGTGAAACACAAACGGCAACACCTTTACTTACCTTTCCAAGCAAGACCTCACTCAATTTGAATTTAACTGATGGGCTACTTGCAATTAGTACAACGCGGGGAACTACTAGCAAGGCAATTACGACCGGAAGTGCTTTCACTCTACGTTGGTCCGGAACTCGCTATCAAGCTGGTTCACCAACTGTTATTTCGCTGACAACTAATGGCGCAACGAAGAAATATCGCCATGGACAGATATCCCTCAAAGTAATTAGAGATAAAACCTTGGGAAAGCGATTGGCGATTATCAACTCTGTGCGCCTACAAGATGAGTATCTATGGGGGATTGGTGAGGTGCCCTCATCTTGGCCAACTCAAGCGCTCGAAGCGCAAGCGATCGCATCTAGAACATATGCCTATGCAAAATCTACAAAGATCCGCTCCGCCTGTGATTGCCATTTATACGCAACGATCAGCGATCAAACCTTTGCTGGTTATTCAAAAGAGAGCGAACCTAGATTTGGGGAAATTTGGAAGGCGGCAGTTAACCGAACTGCAGGCTCGATAATTACCTACGAAGGTCGTCCAATTACCGCTTACTTCTCTTCATCATCGGGCGGTACAACAGAAACATCTGAGCACGCCTGGGGTACTGCAACCCCTTACACAGTTAGCGTTCCTGATAGCGCAAGCGTTGATGTTGCACTAAATCCTCGCTTTGCTTCATGGACCAGAGAAATATCTCAAGCAGTTATTGCTCAAGCTTTTGCGTTGCCGGATGTTATTTCGTTAACAGTTCTATCAAATAACCCTGCAGGATCGGTTGCGCTAATTCAAGCGATTAGTTCAGATGGATCATTTGCCGTACTTCGCGGTGAAACTTTTAGAAGCCGTAGCAAACTGCCTTCAGCTTGGTTTTCGCTAAATTAG
- a CDS encoding ABC transporter ATP-binding protein has product MISLSASNSQNSIHPKNGLAVSVQNVGLTYKTSIVKRPTLKARLKTIGRSSKHTRVVNALDHVNLDVHYGTVLGVIGSNGAGKSSLMRVISGIVPPTQGRIEVHGSVSTLLALGVGFNPSMTGRANVYLGGLAAGMSRTEIDSQFDAIAEFSELGDAIDAPMRTYSSGMYARLAFSVAATVQPDILIVDEALSTGDAHFKEKSLNRIKELRTADRALILVSHAMATIEDVCNEVAWLHKGKLMARGNPAEIIKQYREFMQVGKSAAANEDV; this is encoded by the coding sequence GTGATTTCGCTGTCCGCCTCTAATTCACAGAATTCAATTCACCCGAAAAATGGTCTTGCAGTTTCGGTGCAGAACGTTGGGCTTACCTATAAGACTTCGATCGTTAAGCGACCAACGCTAAAGGCTCGCCTTAAAACTATTGGACGCTCCAGCAAGCACACTCGTGTTGTAAACGCTTTAGATCACGTAAATCTTGATGTGCACTACGGCACGGTGCTCGGAGTCATTGGATCAAACGGCGCTGGCAAATCTTCACTGATGCGAGTTATCTCCGGAATCGTTCCCCCAACTCAAGGACGCATTGAAGTTCACGGTTCCGTTAGTACGCTCTTGGCTCTCGGTGTTGGGTTTAACCCGTCTATGACCGGGCGCGCAAATGTTTACTTAGGTGGACTTGCTGCGGGAATGTCGCGTACTGAAATTGATAGCCAGTTTGATGCGATCGCTGAGTTTTCAGAGCTTGGAGATGCAATAGATGCTCCTATGCGCACTTATTCATCTGGAATGTATGCGCGTCTGGCATTTTCAGTAGCGGCAACGGTGCAGCCAGATATTTTGATAGTTGATGAAGCCCTCAGTACTGGTGATGCCCACTTTAAAGAGAAGAGCCTGAACCGCATTAAAGAGCTGCGCACCGCAGACCGTGCACTTATTTTGGTGAGCCACGCAATGGCGACGATCGAAGATGTTTGTAATGAAGTTGCTTGGTTACATAAAGGTAAGTTGATGGCGCGCGGAAATCCAGCGGAGATTATCAAGCAGTATCGCGAATTTATGCAGGTCGGAAAGAGCGCAGCAGCAAATGAGGATGTCTAA
- a CDS encoding ABC transporter permease, with protein MSAPVTVYEPFRAGMPPLGSYLRSLWARRSFITEFSRSELREQNYGSVFGQLWLVLNPLLLSGVYFLLIYIIGGQSDATRYGHLTASLFLFYLISNSLSGGVKSITAGQRLILNTAFPRVMLPISASVIALFKFIPTLFIFFIMRTALGLEYSWNMFWAIPILLIALLMGLGMAILISCINVYFRDIASFLPYMTRSLLYLSPILYQASDLTEELKRFEIVNPIFYLLDAWSQVMVYAQAPDLFSLAHALIWALSIFFVGTYFFLSRERDFAVRL; from the coding sequence ATGAGCGCTCCTGTAACCGTTTACGAACCCTTTCGCGCTGGCATGCCACCGCTGGGTTCATACCTGCGCTCCCTTTGGGCCCGCCGCTCATTTATCACAGAGTTTTCAAGGTCCGAACTACGTGAACAAAACTATGGCTCGGTCTTCGGCCAGCTCTGGTTGGTCTTAAATCCACTACTTCTTTCTGGCGTTTACTTTCTATTGATCTACATTATCGGTGGCCAAAGCGATGCCACTCGATACGGCCATCTAACTGCCAGCCTCTTTCTCTTTTATTTGATCAGCAATAGCTTAAGTGGCGGCGTTAAGTCGATCACCGCTGGTCAACGTTTGATTTTAAATACCGCCTTCCCACGCGTGATGCTTCCAATTTCTGCATCGGTGATTGCGCTATTTAAATTTATTCCAACCTTATTTATCTTCTTCATTATGCGAACAGCGCTGGGCCTTGAGTACTCGTGGAATATGTTCTGGGCTATTCCGATATTGCTGATCGCCTTATTGATGGGTCTTGGAATGGCGATTCTGATCTCTTGTATAAATGTCTATTTCCGAGATATCGCAAGTTTCCTGCCTTACATGACTCGCAGCCTTCTTTACTTATCTCCGATTCTTTATCAGGCAAGTGACTTAACGGAAGAGTTAAAGCGTTTTGAGATTGTAAATCCAATTTTCTATCTCCTCGATGCTTGGTCGCAAGTAATGGTCTATGCCCAAGCCCCAGATTTATTCTCGTTAGCGCATGCACTCATCTGGGCTCTGTCGATCTTCTTTGTAGGAACATATTTCTTCTTATCTAGGGAGCGTGATTTCGCTGTCCGCCTCTAA
- a CDS encoding glycosyltransferase family 2 protein, whose translation MSTSMGELSVSPAVSVILPVLNEEAHLAESISAILSQDYRGAFEVILALGPSQDRTDEIAKSLSARDPRVKLVANPNGKTATGLNLAVAASTHPIIVRVDGHAKIPHDYLTLAVEILKQTGAVNVGGVMAAEGVSSFEKAVARAMRSPLGVGASRFHTGGEAGEVDTVYLGAFKREAINQAGGFDERYTRAQDWELNYRLRKNGGLIYFDPRLQVTYRPRPNLRKLAKQYFQYGTWRRVVSRSHSGTINLRYLAPPVTLIGCVTSVIGGALIHPILYIPVFVYGVFVGLSAALISRSMREFFSLLAIIPTMHFAWGAGFITSTKTLR comes from the coding sequence ATGTCGACATCTATGGGCGAGTTATCTGTCTCACCAGCAGTTAGCGTGATTCTTCCCGTTCTAAATGAAGAGGCGCACTTAGCAGAATCCATTTCGGCAATCCTTTCCCAGGATTATCGCGGGGCTTTTGAAGTAATTCTCGCTCTCGGCCCATCTCAAGATCGCACAGATGAAATTGCAAAGTCGCTATCAGCCAGAGATCCGCGAGTTAAATTGGTAGCCAATCCAAATGGAAAAACAGCGACTGGGCTTAATTTGGCAGTAGCTGCTTCTACACATCCAATAATTGTTCGCGTTGATGGCCATGCAAAAATTCCACATGACTATCTGACTCTGGCAGTTGAAATTCTTAAGCAAACTGGCGCCGTAAACGTTGGCGGAGTTATGGCTGCAGAAGGAGTAAGTAGCTTTGAAAAGGCGGTTGCTCGTGCGATGCGTAGCCCTTTAGGAGTTGGAGCATCTCGTTTTCATACTGGTGGAGAAGCCGGAGAAGTAGACACCGTTTATCTCGGAGCATTTAAGCGTGAAGCAATTAACCAAGCAGGAGGCTTTGATGAGCGATATACCCGCGCACAGGATTGGGAGTTAAATTATCGATTGCGCAAAAACGGTGGTTTGATTTACTTCGATCCTAGACTTCAAGTTACATATCGCCCGCGCCCGAATTTAAGAAAGTTAGCAAAGCAGTATTTTCAGTATGGAACTTGGCGAAGAGTAGTTTCACGTAGCCATAGCGGAACAATTAATTTACGTTACTTAGCCCCACCGGTGACACTAATCGGTTGTGTAACTTCAGTAATCGGTGGAGCTTTGATTCATCCGATTCTCTATATTCCAGTCTTTGTTTATGGAGTTTTCGTAGGGCTATCTGCTGCGCTGATTTCGCGGTCAATGCGTGAATTTTTTTCACTTCTAGCGATTATTCCAACAATGCATTTCGCTTGGGGCGCGGGGTTCATCACCTCAACTAAAACGCTGCGGTAG
- a CDS encoding LCP family protein: MKSTRAVKVITSLSVGVVLLASLSWIGLGQVSGRIDRISVFAGLDNRPEKTSKALNYLLVGSDTREGLTKEEMKALRVGSTKTAAGGRSDTMLLVHISKNRDKAFLVSLPRDSLVTIPAHLSTDGKSQIPDRENKLNAAFAFGGAPLLIETIERATNLKMDHYIEVSFAGFAGIVNALGGIEVCTKVDIDDPKSHLVLSAGTHTLDGIEALKYVRTRDFDGRGDIGRMQRQQQFMSSVIKKATSTGVLLNPIKLVNFLNAAISTVKMDENLSKNDLLDLAKQMRGLSSGNVRTLTVPLTTANGRHPTAGSVVIWDPVLSADLWTRIRDDAALVDEVTPSPSASSSSSASASAKPVIVDKFKTRTAAENPCGEIK; this comes from the coding sequence GTGAAATCGACGCGAGCAGTAAAGGTTATTACATCACTTTCTGTGGGTGTAGTTCTTCTCGCATCGCTATCTTGGATCGGATTAGGCCAAGTAAGCGGCAGGATCGATCGCATTAGCGTCTTCGCTGGGCTAGATAATCGCCCTGAGAAAACATCTAAAGCTCTTAACTATTTATTGGTTGGATCAGATACGCGTGAAGGTCTAACTAAAGAAGAGATGAAAGCCCTGCGCGTTGGAAGTACCAAGACTGCAGCTGGCGGAAGATCTGACACGATGTTGTTGGTTCACATCAGCAAGAACCGCGATAAAGCTTTTCTGGTATCACTTCCGCGTGATTCGCTCGTAACAATTCCGGCACATTTGAGCACAGATGGAAAATCGCAGATTCCTGATCGTGAGAATAAGTTAAATGCGGCCTTCGCATTCGGTGGCGCACCACTACTTATCGAAACCATTGAACGTGCGACTAATTTAAAGATGGATCACTACATTGAAGTGAGCTTCGCCGGTTTTGCTGGAATTGTTAACGCTCTTGGCGGTATTGAAGTCTGTACCAAGGTAGATATCGATGATCCAAAGAGCCACCTAGTCCTCAGCGCTGGCACACATACCCTTGATGGAATTGAAGCCCTTAAATATGTACGCACCCGTGACTTTGATGGGCGCGGCGATATCGGACGTATGCAACGTCAACAACAATTTATGAGTTCTGTAATCAAGAAGGCAACAAGCACTGGAGTACTTCTCAATCCAATTAAATTGGTTAACTTTTTAAATGCCGCGATCTCTACCGTGAAAATGGATGAGAACTTAAGCAAGAACGATTTATTGGATCTTGCTAAACAGATGCGCGGACTCTCTTCCGGAAATGTTCGTACCTTGACAGTTCCACTTACGACTGCAAATGGCAGACATCCAACCGCGGGTTCGGTAGTAATTTGGGATCCAGTGTTAAGCGCTGATTTATGGACAAGAATTCGTGATGATGCAGCGCTAGTAGATGAAGTGACTCCATCACCATCAGCAAGTTCATCTTCATCGGCATCAGCATCTGCCAAGCCAGTTATTGTCGATAAATTTAAGACGCGTACCGCAGCGGAAAATCCATGCGGGGAAATCAAATAG